Proteins from a genomic interval of Yoonia sp. GPGPB17:
- a CDS encoding methyl-accepting chemotaxis protein, whose amino-acid sequence MGFFASVALSRKLPTIIAALCVSASVSIAAVSYLDFRAAIQSETRQNLQILTEGRGDAIVNWFENKGQGVRAFGNDPSFLAAVSSFSSSYNLMIDSAGLQAAYITNNPNPQGERDKFDQASESVPYHFQHGQFHPYFRQIKETMGLYDIFLFNLEGDLIYSVAKEEDFATNFATGPYASSGLGSAFAQARDGVAGEVYFADFEAYAPSSGAAASFLSTALFDQTGQIKGVAAVQLPASQIYAVFNNPTGLGETGKVYAVGPDGLTRSISRFEGGQPVLTNVAEYQQVANLLSSGETGQELTQGLYGGLVFADGLLIDIFGQQWAVIGEFGVAEVLAPVVAARNKKLFVTLFVAGLAAILGWLTARSVVRPLSRLGEAMTEVSNKSYDVDLSDQTRGDEIGHLFQGLDRFRDKLMASDQAEEERQTLQAKQVQVVNRLSVALTKLADGDLTHQISTPFDGEYDQLRQDYNRTMQNLNETIGSVVIRSGTIRQRSDAMSSSSDDLSRRTENQAATLEQTAAALDEMTASVKSAADGARQVKDVVTSARQDADESEPVVKDTVRAMTEIEGSSQEISQIIGVIDDIAFQTNLLALNAGVEAARAYEAGRGFAVVASEVRALAQRSSDAAKQIKSLISESSSQVERGVSLVGQAYEVLTKIAGHINHISDLVAEIASGAEEQSIGIGEINIGVTQLDKVTQQNAAMVEEATASSHALNGEAAELEQLVKRFRLDEAKVSQTSVVDNISEFVPQPAAQKQAEPQLERPAVAAAVQGGGRRATDIWQDF is encoded by the coding sequence ATGGGGTTCTTTGCATCCGTGGCATTGTCACGAAAACTGCCGACGATCATTGCGGCGCTTTGTGTGTCTGCAAGTGTCAGCATTGCTGCGGTCAGCTATCTGGATTTTCGGGCTGCGATCCAATCGGAAACGCGCCAGAATTTGCAGATTTTGACAGAGGGTCGGGGCGATGCAATCGTAAACTGGTTCGAAAACAAAGGCCAAGGTGTTAGAGCATTCGGCAACGATCCCAGCTTTCTGGCCGCGGTCAGCTCTTTCTCGAGTTCCTACAACCTGATGATTGATAGCGCGGGCCTGCAAGCCGCTTACATTACCAATAATCCCAATCCGCAGGGTGAGCGGGACAAATTCGATCAGGCGTCTGAATCGGTGCCCTATCATTTCCAGCATGGGCAGTTTCACCCCTACTTTCGGCAGATTAAGGAAACCATGGGGCTTTATGATATCTTCCTGTTTAACCTTGAGGGCGATTTGATCTACTCTGTCGCGAAAGAGGAGGATTTTGCCACGAACTTTGCAACCGGTCCCTACGCAAGTTCCGGGCTCGGCAGTGCCTTTGCACAGGCAAGGGATGGGGTTGCTGGCGAAGTCTATTTTGCAGATTTTGAAGCTTATGCGCCCAGTTCAGGCGCGGCTGCGTCGTTTCTGTCGACGGCACTATTTGACCAGACAGGCCAGATAAAAGGCGTGGCCGCCGTACAACTGCCTGCAAGCCAGATCTATGCTGTCTTCAACAATCCGACCGGTTTGGGAGAAACGGGTAAAGTCTATGCTGTCGGACCCGATGGCCTGACCCGTAGCATATCGCGCTTCGAAGGTGGGCAGCCGGTTTTGACGAATGTGGCTGAGTATCAGCAGGTGGCCAACCTTCTTTCGTCTGGCGAAACGGGGCAAGAACTCACGCAGGGGCTGTATGGTGGCTTGGTCTTTGCTGATGGGTTATTGATCGATATTTTTGGCCAGCAATGGGCTGTGATCGGCGAGTTTGGTGTTGCCGAGGTCTTGGCACCCGTTGTTGCCGCGCGGAACAAGAAGTTGTTTGTCACGCTGTTTGTTGCCGGTCTTGCGGCGATTTTGGGTTGGTTGACGGCGCGGTCTGTTGTGCGTCCTCTGTCCCGCCTTGGTGAAGCGATGACAGAGGTGTCTAACAAATCGTATGATGTTGATCTTTCGGATCAAACGCGAGGCGACGAAATAGGTCACTTGTTTCAAGGCCTTGACAGATTCCGTGACAAGCTGATGGCCTCGGATCAGGCCGAGGAGGAACGGCAGACGCTTCAGGCAAAGCAGGTGCAGGTTGTGAACCGCTTGAGCGTTGCCCTGACAAAACTGGCGGATGGAGATCTGACTCATCAGATTTCGACACCATTTGACGGTGAATATGATCAGCTGCGCCAAGACTACAATCGTACGATGCAAAATCTAAATGAAACGATTGGCTCCGTTGTGATCCGGTCGGGGACGATCAGACAGCGTTCCGATGCCATGAGCAGTTCCTCGGATGATCTGTCACGGCGCACTGAAAATCAGGCTGCAACCCTTGAACAGACCGCGGCGGCTCTTGATGAAATGACGGCGAGCGTAAAATCTGCGGCGGACGGCGCGCGTCAGGTCAAGGACGTTGTCACAAGCGCGCGCCAGGATGCAGATGAAAGCGAACCGGTTGTGAAGGACACTGTGCGCGCGATGACCGAAATCGAGGGATCGTCGCAGGAGATCTCACAGATCATCGGTGTGATTGATGACATTGCATTCCAGACGAACCTTCTTGCGCTGAACGCAGGGGTCGAGGCCGCGCGTGCTTACGAAGCGGGTCGTGGTTTTGCGGTTGTGGCGTCTGAGGTCCGTGCTTTGGCGCAGCGGTCGTCCGATGCTGCCAAGCAGATCAAATCCTTGATCAGTGAAAGCTCCAGCCAAGTCGAACGCGGCGTTAGTCTGGTTGGCCAGGCTTACGAGGTACTGACGAAGATCGCAGGTCATATCAATCATATATCTGATCTTGTGGCAGAAATTGCCTCTGGCGCAGAAGAACAATCAATCGGGATTGGCGAAATCAACATCGGGGTCACCCAGCTTGACAAGGTCACGCAGCAAAATGCGGCGATGGTCGAGGAGGCGACCGCCAGCAGTCATGCATTGAACGGCGAAGCTGCTGAATTGGAGCAATTGGTCAAGCGGTTCCGATTGGACGAAGCCAAGGTCAGCCAAACGTCAGTCGTTGACAACATCAGCGAATTTGTCCCGCAACCTGCTGCGCAGAAGCAAGCAGAACCGCAATTGGAAAGACCAGCGGTCGCAGCAGCGGTTCAAGGAGGCGGGCGGCGCGCGACCGATATCTGGCAAGATTTCTGA
- a CDS encoding ABC transporter substrate-binding protein has product MIFDKKLLALAAALFAGPAMAETDMPFALDWKFEGPSAPYFHALDAGYFADAGLAVTISEGAGSLDAIPKVATGAFPVGFADINSLMRFLDQNPGAPVTAVMMVYDKPPFAIVGRRSLGVETPADLEGKILGAPPPDGAWAQFPIFAAETGIDADAITVEPVGFPTREPMLAEGNVAAITGFSFSSTLNLKRLGIPADDISVLLMADYGVDLYGNAIIVNTDFAEANPELITSFLGAVAMGWKDAIATPDAAIEALLERNPAADAALETERLQMAIDANVLTDYVMTNGMGGIDNTRMMNAIEQTKSVYEFNNAPDPSIYFDGSYLPAAEMLMLK; this is encoded by the coding sequence ATGATTTTTGACAAGAAGCTTCTCGCGCTCGCAGCCGCACTCTTCGCCGGGCCTGCCATGGCAGAAACTGACATGCCGTTCGCGCTTGACTGGAAATTTGAAGGGCCATCCGCACCTTACTTTCATGCGCTGGATGCTGGCTATTTCGCGGATGCCGGTTTGGCGGTCACCATCAGCGAAGGGGCCGGGTCGCTGGATGCGATCCCAAAGGTGGCGACAGGCGCTTTCCCGGTTGGGTTTGCCGATATCAATTCGCTCATGCGCTTTTTGGACCAAAACCCCGGTGCGCCCGTCACGGCTGTAATGATGGTCTACGACAAGCCCCCATTTGCAATCGTTGGCCGCAGATCGTTGGGTGTCGAAACACCTGCTGACCTTGAAGGCAAAATCCTCGGTGCACCGCCCCCAGATGGTGCCTGGGCGCAGTTCCCGATCTTTGCGGCTGAGACCGGTATCGATGCCGATGCGATCACTGTGGAGCCTGTTGGCTTTCCGACCCGCGAGCCGATGCTTGCCGAAGGCAATGTCGCCGCGATCACAGGCTTTTCCTTCTCATCGACGCTGAACCTTAAGCGGCTGGGCATCCCTGCCGATGATATTTCGGTGCTGTTGATGGCGGATTATGGCGTTGACCTATATGGTAATGCGATCATCGTGAATACAGATTTTGCAGAGGCAAACCCAGAGCTGATCACCAGCTTTCTTGGGGCTGTGGCGATGGGCTGGAAAGACGCTATCGCAACGCCAGATGCCGCAATTGAGGCCCTGTTGGAGCGCAACCCCGCAGCCGATGCTGCACTCGAAACAGAACGTTTGCAAATGGCGATCGACGCCAATGTTTTGACTGACTACGTGATGACAAACGGCATGGGGGGTATTGATAACACCCGTATGATGAACGCCATTGAGCAAACAAAATCTGTGTATGAGTTCAACAACGCACCAGACCCATCCATTTACTTTGATGGCAGCTACCTGCCCGCCGCTGAAATGCTGATGCTCAAGTAG
- a CDS encoding ABC transporter permease yields MFSKIATPVIAIIVFLGLWELLVWANGWPNFKMASPSDLPPAFWKYRELFLEMGWQTLWRTVVGLIIAVIVGTAIGMIIGFSRIARDALYPLLIGFNAIPKATLVPVISLLFIGQHDFNTILMAFMISFFPIAVSVGIGLSTLEPEYRDILRALGASRYTIFVKIALPKTLPEFFGALKVSATLAFIGTNLVEIVSPHGRGLGALFKSGETNGDYPLMFAVLIALAFLGIVLYYAVIFLERIFAGWADREAT; encoded by the coding sequence ATGTTCAGTAAGATCGCAACACCAGTCATAGCTATCATTGTGTTCCTGGGGCTTTGGGAGCTGCTGGTCTGGGCCAATGGCTGGCCCAACTTCAAAATGGCCTCACCTTCGGATCTGCCGCCTGCGTTCTGGAAGTACCGCGAGTTGTTCCTTGAGATGGGTTGGCAAACACTGTGGCGTACTGTCGTGGGCCTGATCATTGCCGTCATCGTCGGCACCGCCATCGGCATGATCATTGGTTTTTCACGCATTGCCCGCGATGCGCTCTACCCCCTGCTGATCGGTTTTAATGCGATCCCAAAGGCCACGCTTGTGCCGGTCATTTCGCTCCTGTTCATCGGCCAGCATGATTTCAATACGATCCTGATGGCCTTCATGATCTCGTTCTTTCCCATTGCCGTGTCAGTCGGCATTGGTCTGTCGACGCTAGAACCGGAATACCGCGATATCCTGCGCGCGCTGGGGGCATCGCGCTACACGATTTTCGTGAAAATCGCCTTACCCAAGACGCTGCCAGAGTTCTTCGGGGCGCTCAAAGTATCTGCCACGCTCGCCTTCATCGGCACCAATCTGGTCGAGATCGTCAGCCCACACGGGCGCGGCCTTGGCGCGCTTTTCAAGTCAGGCGAGACGAATGGAGATTATCCGCTGATGTTCGCCGTCCTCATCGCACTCGCCTTCCTTGGGATCGTGCTTTATTACGCTGTGATTTTTCTAGAACGTATTTTTGCGGGTTGGGCTGACCGAGAGGCCACCTAA
- a CDS encoding bifunctional allantoicase/(S)-ureidoglycine aminohydrolase: protein MPGKYYAPTGGHPGQDHLLTDRAVFTDAYAVIPKGTMRDIVTSFLPFWDDTRLWVIARPLSGFAETFSQYIMEVAPGGGSEQPETDTRAQGVLFVVEGTATLTVDGAIYELKPGGFAYLPPSATWHLHNRAQNTLRFHWIRKLYETVPGLAEPDVIITNEDQITPTVMPDTDGKWTTTRFVDPADLRHDMHVTIVTFEPGAVIPFLETHVMEHGLYVLEGKAVYRLNNDWVEVEAGDYMWLRAFCPQACYAGGPGQFRYLLYKDVNRHMALGGFK from the coding sequence ATGCCAGGCAAATATTACGCACCAACCGGCGGGCACCCGGGCCAAGACCATTTGCTGACAGATCGCGCCGTATTCACAGATGCTTATGCGGTTATCCCCAAAGGCACGATGCGTGATATCGTGACCAGCTTTCTGCCCTTCTGGGACGACACCCGCCTATGGGTAATCGCCCGGCCACTCAGCGGCTTTGCCGAAACATTCTCGCAGTACATCATGGAGGTAGCACCCGGTGGAGGATCGGAGCAGCCCGAGACTGACACCCGCGCCCAGGGCGTTTTGTTTGTGGTTGAAGGCACGGCCACGCTGACCGTCGATGGAGCCATATATGAGCTCAAGCCGGGCGGCTTTGCATATCTGCCACCATCAGCGACATGGCACTTGCACAATCGTGCACAAAACACGTTACGCTTTCACTGGATCCGCAAGCTGTATGAGACCGTACCGGGCTTGGCTGAACCGGACGTGATTATCACCAATGAAGATCAGATCACCCCCACCGTGATGCCAGATACAGATGGCAAATGGACGACAACGCGTTTTGTTGACCCTGCCGATCTGCGCCATGATATGCACGTTACCATCGTCACCTTCGAACCCGGCGCCGTCATTCCCTTTCTGGAAACACATGTCATGGAACACGGGTTGTATGTGTTGGAAGGCAAGGCGGTTTACCGGCTCAACAACGATTGGGTCGAGGTGGAGGCGGGCGATTATATGTGGTTACGCGCGTTCTGCCCACAGGCCTGCTATGCAGGCGGTCCGGGCCAGTTCCGCTATCTGCTTTACAAGGATGTGAACCGGCATATGGCGTTGGGCGGGTTCAAATGA
- a CDS encoding MBL fold metallo-hydrolase, protein MSTPFAPIAGQPVALAEDLTLVLAPNPSPMTYLGTNTYLLGNATLAVVDPGPDDPAHLQALKHAIAGRPVSHILLTHSHLDHSPLSAALSAQTGAPIYAFGDSTAGRSTVMQQLARAGLAGGGEGIDHNFQPDKRLRDGEVLRATWGQIEAIHTPGHIGNHLCFAWRDAIFTGDHVMGWASSLVSPPDGDLTDFMTSCARLGTYEASTYYPGHGAPIAEPQARLNWLVSHRHNREAQILGALSEQPARVLDITLAVYHDIAPGLQAAAARNVFAHLVDLHQRGHVTARPDLSIAATFALA, encoded by the coding sequence GTGAGCACCCCTTTCGCACCAATAGCAGGCCAACCCGTCGCACTGGCTGAGGACCTGACGCTGGTCTTGGCACCCAATCCGTCCCCGATGACCTATCTTGGCACGAATACCTATTTGCTGGGCAACGCGACTTTGGCCGTTGTCGACCCAGGACCGGATGATCCGGCGCATTTACAAGCCTTGAAACACGCGATCGCCGGACGGCCCGTGTCGCATATTCTGCTCACCCACAGCCATTTGGATCACTCGCCGCTGTCTGCGGCGCTATCGGCCCAGACAGGCGCACCAATCTATGCGTTTGGCGATAGTACCGCGGGCCGCAGTACAGTGATGCAGCAATTGGCGAGGGCTGGTCTGGCTGGCGGTGGCGAAGGAATAGACCATAACTTCCAGCCGGACAAAAGACTTCGGGATGGCGAGGTGCTGCGTGCAACATGGGGACAGATTGAAGCGATCCATACACCCGGACATATTGGAAACCATCTATGCTTTGCATGGCGCGACGCAATCTTTACCGGCGATCATGTGATGGGATGGGCAAGCTCTCTGGTCTCGCCACCCGATGGCGACCTGACCGATTTCATGACATCCTGCGCCCGCCTTGGGACTTATGAAGCATCCACTTACTACCCTGGCCACGGTGCGCCAATCGCTGAACCCCAAGCACGTCTTAATTGGCTGGTGTCCCACCGTCACAATCGCGAAGCGCAGATTTTGGGAGCGCTATCCGAACAGCCAGCGCGCGTATTGGACATCACACTTGCGGTCTATCATGATATCGCGCCGGGCCTTCAGGCGGCTGCGGCACGCAATGTTTTTGCCCATCTCGTTGATCTGCATCAACGAGGTCACGTAACTGCTCGCCCTGACCTGTCGATAGCGGCCACCTTCGCCCTTGCATGA
- a CDS encoding ATP-binding protein, which yields MFFGWLKKYMPRGIYARAGLILVLPILLLQLLVSVVFIQRHFEGVTRLMTSAVNIELRFLLDTVNAQPDLAGARAAVAQIDAPLEITTVLPARDALAQDVRPFVDLTGETVIETLREGLENVLAVSLQDRRQLVVWADTRHGPMKMELRRRRVSASNPHQLIVIMVVLGGLMTGIAYVFLRNQLRPIKRMARAAADYGKGRITPFTPTGAVEVRAAGMAFLDMRNRLERQTQSRTMMLSGVSHDLRTPLTRMRLGLSMLDAKDAEPLAHDVDDMERLLNAFLDFARTDAGDSLEPTKPSQIVHAVLDDARRMGQGVTLGAVEGPDDPVSLRPLAIRRALDNLIGNALRYGQKAEIGVSVTDRAVRFWVEDDGPGIPPEQRDEALSPFVRLDPARNQDKGSGVGLGLSIVADIARTHGGVLRLGESEELGGLKAEVVLAR from the coding sequence ATGTTCTTTGGTTGGCTCAAAAAATATATGCCGCGTGGCATCTACGCTCGGGCGGGGCTCATTCTGGTGTTGCCGATTTTGCTTTTGCAATTGCTGGTCTCGGTTGTGTTCATCCAACGCCATTTTGAAGGTGTGACACGGCTAATGACAAGCGCTGTTAACATCGAGCTGCGGTTTTTGCTTGATACGGTGAATGCGCAGCCTGATTTGGCAGGGGCCCGTGCCGCAGTGGCGCAAATTGATGCACCATTGGAGATTACGACAGTTCTTCCCGCCCGTGATGCTCTTGCGCAAGACGTCAGACCCTTCGTTGATCTGACGGGGGAAACCGTAATCGAGACTTTGCGGGAAGGTCTTGAAAATGTTCTGGCGGTGTCGTTGCAGGATCGCCGACAGCTTGTGGTGTGGGCCGATACCCGCCACGGCCCGATGAAAATGGAACTTCGGCGACGGCGCGTTTCGGCGTCAAACCCACATCAGTTGATTGTGATTATGGTGGTATTGGGCGGGTTGATGACAGGCATTGCTTATGTGTTCTTGCGCAATCAGTTACGCCCGATCAAGCGCATGGCGCGCGCTGCCGCGGATTATGGCAAGGGCCGGATCACCCCATTCACGCCAACAGGCGCGGTCGAGGTGCGCGCCGCTGGGATGGCATTTCTTGACATGCGCAACCGGCTGGAACGCCAGACCCAAAGCCGCACGATGATGCTGTCCGGTGTCAGTCATGATTTGCGCACACCCTTGACCCGCATGCGCCTTGGCCTGTCAATGCTGGATGCCAAAGACGCCGAACCACTGGCGCATGATGTTGATGATATGGAACGGCTGTTGAATGCGTTTCTTGATTTCGCGCGCACGGATGCGGGCGACAGTCTGGAGCCTACCAAACCATCGCAAATCGTGCATGCCGTATTGGATGATGCCAGACGGATGGGGCAGGGTGTTACACTTGGCGCAGTGGAAGGCCCCGACGACCCCGTTAGCTTGCGCCCACTGGCTATCCGGCGCGCGTTGGACAATCTGATCGGGAATGCGTTGCGCTATGGTCAGAAGGCAGAGATCGGTGTCAGCGTCACCGATCGTGCGGTGCGGTTCTGGGTTGAGGACGACGGTCCCGGTATTCCGCCGGAACAACGCGATGAGGCGCTGAGCCCCTTTGTGCGTCTTGATCCGGCGCGTAATCAGGACAAGGGGAGCGGTGTGGGCCTGGGATTGTCTATTGTTGCCGATATTGCCCGGACACATGGCGGCGTGTTGCGTTTGGGAGAAAGCGAGGAATTGGGCGGGTTGAAGGCTGAAGTGGTTTTAGCCCGTTAA
- a CDS encoding TetR/AcrR family transcriptional regulator, whose amino-acid sequence MEHRDTPLLDRDNPEIEPLAGHTKVTRNDWLNIARDILVNDGVGEVKILKMAERLGVSRSSFYWYFENRKDLLNALLEEWAQRNTARIVAHCRRDAGNASGALCNFFECFVNPAIFDTRLDFAVREWARRDKGLRARIDAADDERMQAVKEMYQRHGYDAVDADARGRILYFMQLGYHALKEFEPMEERMSRMTPYLRGFLGHEPDQDAINAFFAYIADNNLT is encoded by the coding sequence ATAACCCCGAGATTGAACCACTTGCCGGACATACCAAGGTCACGCGCAATGACTGGCTGAATATCGCGCGCGATATTCTGGTGAATGATGGTGTCGGCGAGGTGAAGATCCTTAAGATGGCCGAACGCTTGGGCGTCTCACGCTCCAGCTTCTATTGGTACTTTGAGAACCGCAAAGACCTGCTGAATGCGCTTCTAGAAGAATGGGCACAGCGCAACACTGCACGTATTGTCGCCCATTGCAGACGTGATGCAGGCAATGCGAGCGGAGCACTTTGCAACTTCTTTGAATGCTTCGTGAATCCTGCGATTTTTGACACCCGGCTGGATTTTGCTGTGCGCGAATGGGCGCGTCGCGACAAAGGGCTACGCGCCCGGATTGATGCCGCGGATGATGAACGGATGCAGGCCGTCAAAGAGATGTACCAGCGGCATGGGTATGATGCAGTAGATGCGGACGCGCGCGGACGCATCCTTTACTTCATGCAGCTTGGCTATCACGCGCTCAAGGAATTCGAACCGATGGAAGAACGTATGTCGCGGATGACACCGTACTTGCGGGGCTTTTTGGGGCACGAGCCGGATCAGGATGCCATCAACGCGTTTTTCGCCTATATTGCAGACAACAACCTGACTTAA
- a CDS encoding ureidoglycolate lyase, giving the protein MNTLQPEPLTKEAFAPFGDVLEVAGDPDKIINQGLCGRYHDRAQIDIVDGKVGISLFNAEPRQFPIALDMMERHPDGSQAFLPMSFDPFVVIVAADADGIPGQPRAFLTAPGQGVNYARGTWHGVLTPLHAPGLFAVVDRIGPGANLQEHWFATPYLIMG; this is encoded by the coding sequence ATGAACACGCTGCAACCCGAGCCGCTGACCAAAGAGGCTTTTGCACCCTTTGGGGACGTTTTGGAGGTTGCCGGTGATCCGGATAAGATCATCAATCAAGGGCTGTGTGGCCGCTATCATGACCGTGCCCAAATTGACATCGTGGACGGCAAGGTGGGCATCAGCCTGTTCAACGCGGAACCACGCCAATTTCCGATCGCGCTTGATATGATGGAGCGCCACCCTGACGGCAGCCAGGCTTTCTTACCGATGAGTTTTGATCCCTTCGTCGTGATTGTCGCGGCCGATGCAGACGGCATTCCCGGTCAACCGCGCGCATTTCTGACGGCACCGGGGCAGGGGGTGAACTATGCCCGTGGCACCTGGCACGGCGTATTGACCCCGCTCCATGCGCCGGGCCTTTTTGCTGTGGTTGATCGCATTGGCCCGGGTGCAAACCTGCAAGAGCATTGGTTCGCGACACCCTATCTGATCATGGGTTAG